A genome region from Macrotis lagotis isolate mMagLag1 chromosome 4, bilby.v1.9.chrom.fasta, whole genome shotgun sequence includes the following:
- the LOC141522832 gene encoding olfactory receptor 4F3/4F16/4F29-like — MDVANHSTVSEFVLMGLTNSWVMQLILFVFSSVFCLASILGNTLIVLTVAFDSHLQSPMYFLLANLSFIDIIDSCIATPRMIIDLFKKQKLISFEGCVSQIFFIHAVGATEMVLLIAMAFDRYIAICKPLHYLTIMNLRVCISILITSWTIGIFHSFLQLAFVIKLPFCGPNIVDSFYCDLPRFIRLSCTDTYRLQFLITANSGFISLGTFFILIISYIIIFITVRKHSSGGSSKALSTLSAHVSVVILFFGPCIFVYVWPFPTYPVDKYLALFDSIITPFLNPTIYTLRNKEMKMAMGKLWNLMRSRLMTLMKFKRIS, encoded by the coding sequence ATGGATGTAGCAAATCATtctacagtttctgagtttgtattgATGGGACTCACCAATTCCTGGGTGATGCAActtattctttttgtattttcttctgtgTTCTGTTTGGCAAGTATATTGGGAAATACTCTGATTGTGCTCACAGTGGCCTTTGACTCCCACTTACAATCTCCCATGTACTTTCTACTGGCCAATCTCTCCTTCATTGACATAATTGATTCCTGTATTGCAACTCCCAGGATGATTATTGacctttttaaaaagcaaaaactcATTTCTTTTGAAGGTTGTGTTTCTCAGATCTTCTTTATTCATGCTGTTGGAGCTACTGAAATGGTGCTTCTCATAGCCATGGCCTTTGATCGCTATATCGCAATATGTAAACCTCTCCACTACCTGACTATTATGAACCTAAGAGTGTGTATTTCCATTCTAATAACTTCTTGGACTATTGGAATCTTTCACTCCTTCCTCCAGTTGGCTTTTGTGATAAAATTGCCCTTTTGTGGTCCTAACATAGTGGATAGCTTTTACTGTGACCTTCCTCGGTTCATTAGACTTTCCTGCACAGACACTTATAGACTGCAGTTTCTGATTACTGCCAATAGTGGGTTCATCTCTCTGGGAACCTTcttcattttgattatttcttacATTATCATCTTTATCACTGTCCGGAAGCACTCTTCTGGGGGTTCATCCAAGGCCCTTTCTACATTGTCAGCTCACGTCTCTGTGGTGATCTTGTTCTTTGGTCCATGCATTTTTGTCTATGTGTGGCCATTTCCTACATATCCAGTGGACAAATATCTTGCCCTTTTTGACTCAATTATTACTCCTTTTCTGAACCCCACCATCTACACACTGAGGAACAAAGAGATGAAGATGGCAATGGGAAAACTATGGAATCTCATGAGATCGAGGCTTATGACACTCATGAAGTTCAAGAGAATCTCTTAA